AAGAAGGCTATTTCCGCGAAGAAGCCTGCCGCCGCGAAGAAGGTCGCCGCTGGCGAGAAGGCTGTTTCCGTGAAGAAGGCCGCTGCCGCGAAGGCTCCGACGAAGAAGGCCGCCGCCGCGAAACCTCCGGCCAGGAAGGCTGTTTCCGCCGCCGCAAAGCCCGCCCCCGCCAAAAAGGAAGTAAAGATATTCGAGAAGGAAAAGAAGCCGGTATTTACTCCTCCCCCCCCACAGGTCTTCAGAAGGGGCAAGCGCTACAGGTTTAAGGGCGTCCAGCGCAGGGCGGCTGCCGTCCAGGCCACAAGGCCGCTTAAGAAGACCGAGATAACGGTGCCCAAGGGCGTAAAGAGGGTCATAAGAGTGTCGGACGCCATAACCGTGGGGGAGCTTTCCCAGAGGCTCGGGGTAAAGGCCGGCGATATAATAAAGAAGCTTATGGGGCTCGGGACCATGGCTACCGTGAACCAGTTCATAGACGCCGATGCCGCCACACTCATCGCGCACGAGTTCGACTACGAGGTGGAAAACGTGGCGGTTGGGGAGGAGAGTTTGCTGGAGGCGGCCACGGAGGGCTCCGGGGCGAAGGAACTCGTCCATAGGGCCCCGGTGGTGACCGTAATGGGCCACGTGGACCACGGCAAGACCTCTCTCCTGGACGCAATAAGAAAGACAAGCGTGGCCTCGGGCGAGGCCGGCGGCATAACGCAGCATATCGGCGCATACCACGTACACCTTGAGAAGGGGGACATAACCTTTCTCGATACGCCCGGCCACGAGGCCTTTACCGCGATGAGGGCCAGGGGGGCGGAGGTGACCGACATAGTCGTGCTCGTCGTAGCCGCCGACGACGGGGTTATGCCCCAGACGGTCGAGGCCATAAACCACGCCAAGGCCGCCGAGGTCCCGATAATAGTGGCCATAAACAAGGTGGACCTGCCGGGCTCCAACCCGGACAGGATCAAGCAGGCCCTTATGAGTTACGGGCTCGTCTCGGAGGCCCTGGGAGGGGATACTATCTTCGTCGAGGTCTCGGCGAAGACGGGGCTCAACATAAAAGAGCTCCTGGAGATGGTGCTGCTTCAGGCCGAGGTGCGCGAGTTGAAGGCGGACCCCACGCTCCAGGCAAAGGGTGTCGTGGTGGAGGCCAAGATCGAGAAGGGCCGCGGTCCGGTCTCGACGGTCCTCATCCAGGACGGGACGCTCAGGAAGGGGGATGCCTGCGTGGCAGGCATGTATTCCGGCAGGGTCAGGGCGATGATAAGCGACTGGGGCAAGAGGGTGAACGACGCGGGCCCCGCCATGCCCGTCGAGATACTCGGACTTGCCGGCGTGCCGCTGGCGGGAGACACGTTCGCCGTGGTGAAGGACGAGGCCTCCGCGAAACAGATAGCCGAAATAAGGCAGAGAAAGAGCTATGAGAAGGAGATGCTCAAGAGTTCCAGGGTGAGCCTCGCCGACCTCTACGACAGGATAAACAAAGGGGAGGTGAAGGAACTCGGCATAGTCGTCAAGGCCGACGTGCAGGGCTCCATAGAGGCCGTTAACGACGCGCTCGGAAAGCTCGCCACCGAAGCAGTGGGGGTAAAGATGATACACGGCGCCGTGGGCGGGATAAACGAGGGGGACGTCATGCTCGCCTCGGCCTCCAACGCGCTCCTTGTAGGCTTTAACGTAAGGCCCGAGACCAAGGCCAGGCTCCTGGCCGAAAAGGAGAAGGTCGACATAGCGCTCTATAACGTAATATACAACCTCGTCGACGACATAAGGAACGCCATGGAGGGGATGCTCGACCCGATCGTCAGGGAGGAGACTGCCGGAAGGGCCGAGGTGAGGGAGGTCATGCGCATATCCAATGTCGGGAACGTGGCGGGCTCCTACGTGTCGGACGGGAAGATGCTGAGGGGCGCTAAGGTGCGCCTTATAAGGGATAACGTGGTTATTTACGACGGGAGCATAGGGTCGCTCAGGAGGTTCAAGGACGACGTAAAGGAGGTCGCCTCGGGATACGAGTGCGGCATATGCATAGCCGGTTACGAAGACATAAAAGTGGGGGACGTGATCGAGGCCTACACATTGAAGGAGGAGGCCGCGAAGCTTTAGCGCGCCGGGGCGGGCACGCTTCCTATCCGGTTCTTGCATGGTCAGCAATATGGTCGTGGGCATCTGCCATAT
This sequence is a window from Thermodesulfobacteriota bacterium. Protein-coding genes within it:
- the infB gene encoding translation initiation factor IF-2, whose amino-acid sequence is MTDKEEKTVAEDSVEEKRIRPAVIRRRVKKAAPPKKEEKAAAAEKPVSAKKAISAKKPAAAKKVAAGEKAVSVKKAAAAKAPTKKAAAAKPPARKAVSAAAKPAPAKKEVKIFEKEKKPVFTPPPPQVFRRGKRYRFKGVQRRAAAVQATRPLKKTEITVPKGVKRVIRVSDAITVGELSQRLGVKAGDIIKKLMGLGTMATVNQFIDADAATLIAHEFDYEVENVAVGEESLLEAATEGSGAKELVHRAPVVTVMGHVDHGKTSLLDAIRKTSVASGEAGGITQHIGAYHVHLEKGDITFLDTPGHEAFTAMRARGAEVTDIVVLVVAADDGVMPQTVEAINHAKAAEVPIIVAINKVDLPGSNPDRIKQALMSYGLVSEALGGDTIFVEVSAKTGLNIKELLEMVLLQAEVRELKADPTLQAKGVVVEAKIEKGRGPVSTVLIQDGTLRKGDACVAGMYSGRVRAMISDWGKRVNDAGPAMPVEILGLAGVPLAGDTFAVVKDEASAKQIAEIRQRKSYEKEMLKSSRVSLADLYDRINKGEVKELGIVVKADVQGSIEAVNDALGKLATEAVGVKMIHGAVGGINEGDVMLASASNALLVGFNVRPETKARLLAEKEKVDIALYNVIYNLVDDIRNAMEGMLDPIVREETAGRAEVREVMRISNVGNVAGSYVSDGKMLRGAKVRLIRDNVVIYDGSIGSLRRFKDDVKEVASGYECGICIAGYEDIKVGDVIEAYTLKEEAAKL